The following are from one region of the Planctomonas sp. JC2975 genome:
- the dxs gene encoding 1-deoxy-D-xylulose-5-phosphate synthase, translating to MTLLETIRGPRDLDALSKEQLEQLASEVREFLVANVAKTGGHLGPNLGVVELTIAMHRVFDSPHDAIVFDTGHQAYVHKLLTGRQDFSTLRQTGGLAGYPQRTESEHDIVESSHASSSLSWADGISRAFTMTGQRDRYVIAVVGDGALTGGMTWEALNNISDDNDRRLIIVVNDNGRSYAPTIGGMARFLNTVRTRRGYKSLYLTSRAAFDKLGSPGRAVYRGIRGGVHGFLSRFSNNEALYSNLDIKYIGPVHGHDITALTEALEQAKEYNAPVIVHAITEKGRGYEPALRDVADQFHSVNPIDPETGEPIAQAAGIMWPSVFADEIVRLAEKDDTLVGITAAMLRPVGLHRFAERFPGRVIDVGIAEQHAATSAAGMAFGGLHPVVALYATFMNRAFDQVLMDVGLHKAGVTFVLASAGVTGPDGPSHHGIWDLATLQVVPGIRIAAPRDGDRLREELGEAVAVTDAPTVVRYPKGVVPAPIVALRRTDDGVDVLSEDPAHDVLIVAVGAMASTALDVARRLEAQGIGCTVIDPRWVVPVPGSVVTMSAEHRLVVCIEDGIRVGGIGTRIRQDLREAGVDTAVTEIGLPDEFLEHGARADIMEATRMTPQHIAHDVMGMVLGSKLPYARGVSSDTGSQQIIASRD from the coding sequence TCGACGCTCTCTCGAAGGAGCAACTCGAGCAACTGGCTTCGGAGGTGCGGGAGTTCCTCGTGGCCAACGTGGCGAAGACGGGTGGCCACCTCGGTCCCAATCTCGGTGTCGTGGAGCTCACGATCGCGATGCACCGTGTCTTCGACTCACCGCACGACGCCATCGTCTTCGACACAGGGCACCAGGCGTACGTGCACAAGCTGTTGACGGGGCGCCAGGACTTCTCGACGCTGCGTCAGACGGGTGGTCTCGCGGGATACCCGCAGCGCACGGAGTCCGAACACGACATCGTCGAGTCGTCGCATGCGTCCAGTTCCCTGTCGTGGGCGGACGGCATCTCCCGCGCCTTCACGATGACCGGGCAACGCGATCGTTATGTGATCGCGGTCGTCGGCGACGGTGCCCTCACCGGGGGCATGACGTGGGAGGCGCTGAACAACATCAGCGACGACAACGACCGTCGCCTCATCATCGTCGTGAACGACAACGGTCGGTCCTATGCGCCGACCATCGGTGGAATGGCGCGATTCCTGAACACTGTACGCACGCGCCGCGGCTACAAGAGCCTTTACCTCACGTCTCGGGCGGCGTTCGACAAGCTCGGATCGCCTGGACGCGCTGTCTACCGCGGCATACGCGGGGGAGTGCACGGCTTCCTCTCGCGCTTCTCGAACAACGAGGCGCTGTACTCCAACCTGGACATCAAATACATCGGCCCCGTCCACGGTCACGACATCACGGCGCTCACCGAAGCCCTCGAGCAGGCCAAGGAGTACAACGCCCCGGTCATCGTGCACGCGATCACCGAGAAGGGCCGCGGATACGAGCCTGCTTTGCGCGACGTCGCCGACCAGTTCCACAGCGTGAACCCGATCGATCCCGAGACGGGAGAGCCGATCGCTCAAGCGGCGGGAATCATGTGGCCGTCGGTCTTCGCCGACGAGATCGTGCGCCTCGCAGAGAAGGATGACACGCTCGTCGGCATCACCGCGGCCATGTTGCGGCCCGTCGGGCTGCACCGGTTCGCCGAACGCTTCCCCGGACGGGTGATCGACGTCGGCATCGCCGAGCAGCACGCGGCCACCAGCGCCGCAGGCATGGCGTTCGGCGGCCTGCATCCCGTCGTGGCGCTCTACGCCACGTTCATGAACCGCGCCTTCGATCAGGTGCTGATGGACGTCGGCCTGCACAAGGCCGGCGTGACCTTCGTGCTCGCGAGCGCCGGTGTGACCGGTCCCGATGGCCCTAGCCATCACGGCATCTGGGATCTTGCGACGCTTCAGGTGGTGCCGGGCATCCGGATCGCGGCTCCTCGAGATGGCGACCGTCTCCGCGAGGAGCTCGGCGAAGCGGTCGCCGTGACGGATGCCCCGACGGTGGTGCGGTATCCGAAGGGCGTCGTGCCGGCGCCCATCGTGGCGCTGCGCCGCACCGATGACGGCGTGGACGTGCTCAGCGAGGATCCAGCGCACGACGTGTTGATCGTCGCCGTCGGTGCCATGGCGTCGACCGCGCTAGACGTCGCGCGGCGTCTCGAAGCGCAGGGGATCGGATGCACGGTCATCGATCCGCGTTGGGTGGTGCCTGTCCCCGGATCCGTGGTCACCATGTCCGCCGAGCATCGGCTCGTGGTGTGCATCGAGGACGGCATCCGCGTCGGCGGCATAGGCACGCGCATCCGGCAGGATCTGCGCGAAGCGGGCGTCGACACCGCCGTCACCGAGATCGGGCTTCCCGACGAGTTCCTGGAACACGGTGCTCGTGCCGACATCATGGAGGCGACGCGGATGACGCCGCAGCACATCGCGCACGACGTCATGGGCATGGTGCTGGGCTCGAAGCTGCCGTACGCGCGTGGCGTGTCCAGCGACACGGGCAGTCAGCAGATCATCGCGTCACGGGACTGA
- a CDS encoding dihydrofolate reductase family protein: protein MTRFRYYVASSLDGFIADRDNRIDWLTSRETGVEPDDTAEAGIPAFIAGIGAVVMGASTYEFLLGLDPDADWGYTVPAWVLTHRDLPIVAGHDVRFHSGDVAAIVDDLVATAGDLDVWLVGGGDLVAQFAAIGRLDEIEVTIIPIVLGAGAPLLAAREHLDLRLADSAAHGDGTVSLRYEVPVRS from the coding sequence ATGACGCGATTCAGATACTACGTGGCATCCAGTCTCGACGGGTTCATCGCCGACCGGGACAATCGCATCGATTGGCTGACCTCCCGCGAGACGGGCGTCGAACCCGATGACACCGCGGAGGCGGGGATCCCGGCTTTCATCGCCGGAATCGGCGCCGTGGTGATGGGGGCGTCGACGTACGAGTTCCTGCTCGGACTCGATCCCGACGCGGACTGGGGCTACACCGTGCCCGCCTGGGTGCTCACCCATCGGGATCTCCCGATCGTCGCTGGCCACGACGTGCGGTTCCACAGCGGCGACGTCGCAGCCATCGTCGACGATCTGGTCGCGACCGCCGGCGACCTGGACGTCTGGCTGGTGGGCGGTGGCGACCTGGTCGCGCAGTTCGCCGCGATCGGTCGACTCGACGAGATCGAGGTGACGATCATCCCGATCGTGCTGGGGGCGGGTGCACCGCTCCTCGCCGCACGCGAGCACCTCGACCTGCGTCTCGCAGACAGTGCGGCGCACGGAGACGGAACCGTCTCCCTCCGCTACGAAGTGCCCGTCCGCTCGTGA